From one Paeniglutamicibacter psychrophenolicus genomic stretch:
- a CDS encoding transposase has translation MAIDQDTHAVLAQVSVGEKNNEIPLSPVLMEHFQSLTDVAVTADALHTQTGHAHYLAGRGAHYIFTVKENQPKLFKQLSETTWEQVPTCDGSSAKANERQIIRSVKCAALSPGTKFPAPTPSKPCRSPGNPGPWAPGSGIWKPLSGYIAADLPGQPRAAGGLGAWSLGH, from the coding sequence TTGGCGATCGACCAGGACACCCACGCGGTGCTGGCGCAGGTATCGGTCGGCGAGAAAAACAATGAGATCCCGCTGTCCCCGGTACTCATGGAACACTTTCAGTCCCTGACAGATGTGGCGGTCACAGCGGACGCGCTGCACACACAGACCGGCCACGCCCACTACCTGGCGGGTCGCGGAGCGCACTACATCTTCACCGTGAAAGAAAACCAGCCCAAGCTATTCAAACAGCTTTCCGAGACGACCTGGGAGCAGGTCCCCACCTGTGATGGCAGCAGTGCCAAGGCCAACGAACGACAGATCATCCGGTCAGTCAAATGCGCCGCCCTCAGCCCGGGCACCAAGTTCCCCGCCCCCACGCCTTCCAAACCATGCAGATCACCCGGAAATCCAGGTCCATGGGCACCGGGAAGTGGCATCTGGAAACCTCTGAGCGGTTACATCGCTGCCGACTTACCAGGCCAGCCCCGGGCAGCTGGCGGGTTGGGTGCGTGGTCACTGGGGCATTGA